In the Leptotrichia sp. oral taxon 847 genome, one interval contains:
- a CDS encoding DUF1003 domain-containing protein has protein sequence MNRSKKLKTVKTNSKGVENKEVSLKQMLKSVDDDLKREEIIHMLLEQKVSKVIKEEKDEKTKISNRLSKFIGSKKFVSLAVATVAIWLFINLMFISNKKFDSYSFIILNAILSFVMLLFCSLIIVNQNKSKKLDEKKSLNDYKVNLKNEIVIEDLHYKLDELIKKQNEIARRVSQLENRKNAVGGKEKRAFKFIDITEMEKEHNN, from the coding sequence ATGAATAGGAGTAAAAAATTGAAAACGGTCAAAACAAATTCAAAAGGCGTTGAAAATAAAGAAGTTTCTTTAAAACAGATGCTTAAAAGTGTAGATGACGACTTAAAAAGAGAAGAAATAATACATATGTTATTAGAGCAAAAAGTTTCTAAAGTTATAAAAGAAGAAAAAGATGAAAAAACAAAAATTTCAAATAGACTGTCAAAATTTATTGGAAGTAAAAAATTTGTAAGCTTAGCGGTTGCAACCGTTGCAATTTGGCTTTTTATAAATTTGATGTTTATTTCTAATAAAAAATTTGATTCTTACTCTTTTATAATTTTAAATGCGATTTTATCTTTTGTTATGCTTTTATTTTGTTCACTTATTATAGTTAATCAAAATAAATCAAAAAAACTTGACGAAAAAAAATCGCTGAATGACTATAAAGTGAATTTAAAAAACGAAATCGTAATAGAAGACTTGCACTATAAATTAGATGAATTAATAAAAAAGCAAAACGAAATAGCAAGGCGTGTATCTCAATTAGAAAATAGAAAAAATGCAGTTGGCGGAAAAGAAAAAAGAGCATTTAAATTTATAGATATTACAGAAATGGAAAAGGAACACAATAACTAA
- a CDS encoding cupin domain-containing protein, giving the protein MNIFDFEKLENNEEIITILEENKNIKIEKIISTGQTTDWQSSDKNEFVILIQGEAEITYLKNSEIVKLSSGDTILIEKNKKHKVSYTSKNPHCVWICIFYK; this is encoded by the coding sequence ATGAATATTTTTGATTTTGAAAAACTGGAAAATAACGAAGAAATTATAACTATTTTGGAAGAAAATAAAAATATAAAAATTGAAAAAATTATTTCGACAGGACAGACGACTGACTGGCAATCTTCTGACAAAAATGAATTTGTAATTCTAATTCAGGGAGAAGCTGAAATAACATATTTAAAAAATTCTGAAATCGTGAAGCTATCAAGTGGAGATACAATTTTGATAGAAAAAAATAAAAAACACAAGGTAAGTTATACAAGTAAAAATCCGCATTGTGTGTGGATTTGTATTTTTTATAAATAA
- the metH gene encoding methionine synthase, whose protein sequence is MAISQYKNSYDLLQKDLKNRILLLDGAMGTMIQQKNLTADDFGGEKYEGCNDYLVLTKPEIIKDIHKKYLKAGSDIIETNSFGALDIVLKDYDLEDRAFEMNKRAAELVNEAILEYRNENPDDNRHLYVAGALGPSNKSISVTGGVTFDELVHTYYTAVSGLLAGGVDLILFETIQDTRNLKAAYLGLKKAMEENYTVPLMLSFTIESTGTTLAGQTADAFYYAVNHMHPFSVGLNCATGPEFMTQFLKTLNDISNTYISVYPNAGLPNEDGEYEETPVTLANKLEPFFKNKYLNIVGGCCGTTPDYIRKIKAKTVNYEPRNIDKNKNFNNLSGLISLETPKDRPIYVGERTNVIGSRIFKNFIAQEKFDEATEVARLQIKGDADVIDVCLANPDRDEVADMKAFLEKVSKFAKVPIMIDSTDINVVEKGLTYLQGKGIINSINLEDGEEKFKKMAEVIKEFGAAVVVGLIDEEGMAVSLEKKVKVAKRSYELLTKKYGIDERDIIFDTLVFPVATGDQKYIGSATATIEAIREIKKEMPNVKTILGISNISFGLPIAGREVLNTYYMNKAYEAGLDFAIVNTEKIIPMDEMLDEEKELSENILFHTNDENVSKFANFYRDKKATKKKVDVSNLTAEEKVANLVVEGSKKDLTVLLDELLKKYTPIEIINGPLMTGMDEVGRLFNKNDLIVAEVLQSAEVMKASVAYLEQFMEKDESSVKGKIIMATVKGDVHDIGKNLVGIIIGNNGYEVIDLGINTPAEKIRDAVVKEKADFLGLSGLLVKSATEMVNTVAVLREAGISIPIFVGGAALTEKFTINKIEPAYENNIVIYSKDAMTALSDLNKMIDEKKFEEFREYLQKRRDLLLIKDEKELKKLKVKQTVSDIKDKDGTFDYSQIEIPKYNFENIYKPETLNKQIITNIKAKDVFPFINLQMLIGKHLGLKWIVGKMLEKQDPRTVKMYNEIKDIIEHGDEYFDITAIYKYFPVQRKYGKEKNEFSLEILSDDLSKIIETFNFPRQKYGQYLSLNDYVAPSGIDYVGFFVATAGEKSRIVSNELKAKGEFYKGHLVNSIGLELAEATSEYIHQIMRKDVGIIDKEMKMEDILKANYQGNRYSFGYPACPDLSDQKKLFKLLKPEIYGIKLTDEFMMYPEASVSAIVFSQPFCKYFNM, encoded by the coding sequence ATGGCAATATCACAATATAAAAATTCATATGATTTGTTACAAAAGGACTTAAAAAATAGAATTTTACTGCTGGACGGAGCAATGGGGACGATGATACAGCAAAAAAACTTAACTGCCGATGACTTTGGTGGCGAAAAATATGAGGGGTGTAACGACTACCTTGTATTGACAAAACCTGAAATTATTAAAGATATTCACAAAAAGTATCTAAAAGCTGGAAGTGATATTATAGAAACTAACAGTTTTGGGGCTTTGGATATTGTATTAAAAGATTATGATTTGGAAGATAGAGCTTTTGAAATGAATAAAAGAGCGGCGGAGCTTGTAAATGAAGCAATTTTAGAGTACAGAAATGAAAATCCTGATGATAATAGGCATCTTTATGTTGCAGGAGCATTGGGACCATCTAATAAGTCAATTAGTGTTACTGGAGGAGTTACTTTTGATGAACTTGTCCATACATATTATACAGCTGTTTCAGGGCTTTTAGCTGGTGGAGTGGATTTAATCCTGTTTGAGACAATTCAAGATACGAGAAACTTAAAAGCCGCATATTTAGGGCTTAAAAAGGCTATGGAAGAGAACTATACCGTGCCGCTTATGTTGTCATTTACAATTGAGAGTACAGGAACAACACTTGCTGGACAAACCGCAGATGCCTTTTATTACGCTGTAAATCATATGCATCCATTTTCTGTCGGATTAAACTGCGCAACAGGACCTGAATTTATGACTCAGTTTTTAAAAACATTAAATGATATTTCAAATACTTACATCTCCGTCTATCCAAATGCTGGACTTCCAAATGAAGATGGAGAATATGAAGAAACTCCCGTAACTTTAGCAAATAAATTGGAGCCTTTTTTCAAAAATAAATATTTGAACATTGTGGGCGGATGTTGTGGGACTACACCTGATTACATCAGAAAAATTAAAGCTAAAACTGTAAATTATGAGCCTAGAAATATTGATAAAAATAAGAATTTTAATAATTTGTCTGGTCTAATTTCACTTGAAACTCCTAAAGATAGACCGATTTATGTGGGAGAACGGACAAATGTTATAGGTTCAAGAATTTTTAAAAATTTTATTGCACAAGAAAAATTTGATGAAGCGACTGAAGTTGCAAGGCTTCAAATTAAAGGGGATGCCGATGTGATTGATGTCTGTCTTGCAAATCCAGATAGAGATGAAGTTGCCGATATGAAAGCATTTTTGGAAAAGGTTTCAAAATTTGCAAAAGTGCCGATAATGATTGACTCGACTGATATAAATGTCGTTGAAAAAGGGCTGACTTATCTTCAGGGAAAAGGGATTATTAATTCGATAAACTTGGAAGACGGGGAAGAAAAATTTAAGAAAATGGCTGAAGTTATCAAAGAATTTGGAGCTGCGGTTGTTGTGGGGCTTATTGATGAAGAAGGAATGGCCGTTTCACTTGAGAAGAAAGTTAAAGTAGCAAAACGAAGTTACGAGCTGCTTACGAAAAAATATGGAATTGATGAAAGAGATATAATTTTTGATACGCTTGTTTTTCCAGTTGCGACAGGAGATCAAAAATATATTGGTTCTGCAACTGCGACGATTGAAGCTATTCGCGAAATAAAAAAGGAAATGCCTAATGTTAAAACAATTTTGGGAATAAGTAATATTTCATTTGGATTGCCGATTGCGGGAAGAGAAGTGCTAAATACTTATTACATGAATAAAGCCTATGAAGCTGGGCTTGATTTTGCGATTGTAAATACTGAAAAAATTATTCCGATGGATGAAATGTTGGATGAAGAAAAAGAGCTGTCAGAAAATATTTTATTTCATACAAATGATGAAAATGTTTCAAAATTTGCAAATTTTTATAGAGATAAAAAAGCGACTAAGAAAAAAGTTGATGTAAGTAACTTGACGGCAGAAGAAAAAGTTGCAAATTTGGTTGTCGAAGGAAGTAAAAAGGATTTGACAGTTTTATTAGATGAACTTTTGAAAAAATATACTCCAATTGAAATAATAAATGGGCCTTTGATGACTGGAATGGACGAAGTTGGAAGACTTTTTAACAAAAATGACTTAATTGTTGCGGAAGTTTTGCAAAGTGCGGAGGTTATGAAAGCGAGTGTGGCATATTTAGAGCAGTTTATGGAAAAAGACGAGTCATCTGTGAAAGGTAAAATAATTATGGCAACTGTAAAAGGTGATGTGCACGACATCGGGAAAAATTTGGTTGGAATAATTATTGGAAACAATGGTTATGAAGTGATTGACTTAGGAATTAACACTCCTGCGGAAAAAATTCGAGATGCTGTAGTAAAAGAAAAAGCTGATTTTTTAGGACTTTCAGGACTTCTAGTAAAATCTGCTACTGAGATGGTAAATACTGTCGCTGTGTTAAGAGAGGCAGGAATTTCTATACCGATATTTGTTGGTGGAGCTGCACTTACAGAGAAATTCACAATTAATAAAATTGAACCAGCTTATGAAAATAATATTGTAATTTATTCAAAAGATGCGATGACAGCGCTTTCTGATTTAAATAAAATGATTGATGAAAAGAAATTTGAAGAATTTAGAGAGTATTTGCAAAAACGAAGAGATTTGCTTTTAATAAAAGATGAAAAAGAGTTGAAAAAATTGAAAGTAAAACAGACAGTCAGCGATATTAAAGATAAAGACGGAACTTTTGACTATTCTCAAATTGAAATTCCAAAATATAATTTTGAGAATATTTATAAACCTGAAACTTTGAACAAGCAAATTATCACAAATATAAAAGCAAAAGATGTGTTTCCGTTTATCAATTTGCAAATGCTTATAGGAAAACATCTGGGACTAAAATGGATTGTTGGAAAAATGCTTGAAAAACAAGATCCCCGTACAGTAAAAATGTATAATGAAATTAAAGATATTATCGAACACGGCGATGAATATTTTGATATAACTGCAATTTACAAATATTTTCCTGTGCAAAGAAAATATGGTAAAGAAAAAAATGAATTTTCGTTGGAAATTTTATCCGATGATTTGAGTAAAATTATCGAAACATTTAATTTTCCAAGACAAAAATACGGTCAGTATTTGTCATTAAACGATTATGTAGCTCCTAGCGGAATTGACTATGTTGGATTCTTTGTTGCAACGGCTGGAGAGAAGTCAAGAATTGTGTCTAACGAATTAAAAGCAAAAGGTGAATTTTATAAAGGACATTTGGTAAATTCAATAGGATTGGAACTTGCGGAAGCGACTTCCGAGTATATTCACCAAATTATGAGAAAAGATGTGGGAATTATCGATAAGGAAATGAAAATGGAAGATATATTAAAAGCAAATTATCAAGGTAACCGTTATTCATTTGGATATCCTGCATGTCCAGATTTAAGTGATCAAAAAAAATTATTTAAACTGTTAAAACCTGAAATTTATGGAATAAAACTTACTGATGAATTTATGATGTATCCTGAAGCATCTGTAAGTGCAATCGTATTTTCACAACCGTTCTGTAAATATTTTAATATGTAG
- a CDS encoding chromate transporter, with protein sequence MNEIVKLLHLSIEFGKVGLFSVGGGLATLPFLYHMGQRTHWFTANDVSDMIAISQSTPGPMGINMATSVGFTIAGLWGAVIAPVALVVPSIIIIIMISNALRKFQDSVLVQDIFYGLRPASIALIVTAGISVAKGSLLDIEKYHLSKNISNLFDYKSIVLAIVIAILTKFKFNPILLIVLSAIVGIVFKFQ encoded by the coding sequence ATGAATGAAATAGTAAAACTATTACATTTATCGATAGAATTTGGAAAAGTGGGACTTTTTTCAGTCGGTGGAGGACTTGCTACTTTGCCGTTTCTTTATCATATGGGACAGAGAACACATTGGTTTACTGCTAATGATGTGTCGGATATGATAGCGATCTCTCAGTCAACACCTGGACCCATGGGAATTAATATGGCAACTTCGGTTGGATTTACAATAGCGGGGCTATGGGGAGCAGTAATTGCGCCAGTTGCTCTTGTTGTGCCGTCAATAATTATTATCATTATGATTTCTAACGCATTAAGAAAATTTCAGGATTCAGTTTTAGTGCAAGATATTTTTTATGGATTGAGACCAGCTTCTATTGCACTTATTGTAACAGCTGGGATTAGTGTAGCAAAGGGTTCTTTGCTGGACATAGAAAAATATCATTTATCAAAAAATATATCTAATTTGTTTGATTATAAATCCATTGTTTTGGCAATAGTTATTGCAATACTTACAAAGTTTAAGTTTAATCCCATACTTTTGATTGTGCTGTCGGCAATTGTCGGAATAGTTTTTAAATTTCAATAA
- a CDS encoding chromate transporter yields the protein MKTLFELFFSFAKMGLFTFGGGYAMLPMIKREVVEKNKWATEDEIMDYYAIGQVTPGVIAVNTATFVGHKVKGLVGSIVATLGMIVPPIIIITLIAIFLKNFSHLMVIKYAFNGIRACVCVQVFQAIFMMAKKSLPDLICIVIFILVIVFSVTNILDPTLLVILAGVTGVIIKNFTRKKDSGVDQKTDNGGEK from the coding sequence ATGAAAACATTATTTGAATTATTTTTTTCATTTGCTAAAATGGGACTTTTTACATTTGGAGGTGGGTACGCTATGCTTCCTATGATAAAAAGGGAAGTTGTTGAAAAAAATAAATGGGCTACAGAAGACGAAATTATGGATTATTATGCGATAGGACAAGTAACTCCTGGAGTTATTGCGGTAAATACTGCAACATTTGTAGGGCACAAAGTAAAAGGGCTTGTGGGCTCTATAGTTGCAACTCTTGGAATGATTGTTCCCCCTATTATAATTATTACTTTGATTGCTATATTTTTGAAAAATTTTTCTCATCTTATGGTTATAAAATACGCTTTTAATGGAATCCGTGCGTGTGTCTGTGTGCAAGTTTTTCAAGCTATATTTATGATGGCAAAAAAATCACTGCCTGATTTAATTTGTATCGTAATATTTATTCTTGTAATTGTATTTTCAGTTACAAATATATTAGATCCGACTTTACTTGTGATTTTGGCGGGAGTAACAGGAGTTATTATTAAAAACTTTACAAGAAAAAAAGATAGTGGAGTTGATCAAAAAACAGATAACGGGGGTGAAAAATAA
- the ligA gene encoding NAD-dependent DNA ligase LigA encodes MNSLDDNILKNYKNLKNEIEKHNNFYYNEDNPIISDMEYDGLLRKLKEMEEKYPALLQIDVSPTEKIGGTASSKFSKVRHKVPMLSLSNTYNIAEIEDFDKRVKKIINSSQKIEYILELKLDGLSISLIYENGVLLKAVTRGDGQIGEDVTDNIMEIESIPKKLKNPISLEVRGEIILPIPNFNKINEEREENGEEVFANPRNAASGTIRQLDSTIVSKRGLDCYLYYLVNAQNYGIKTHLESIKFIEKLGFKTTKVFEKYSDFKTLEKSIEKWRTKREKLNYETDGLVIKINNFEFYETLGYTTKSPRWAIAYKFPAEQVKTRLLDVTFQVGRTGVVTPVAELEAVNLSGSIVKRASLHNFNEIRRKDIKIGDNLIVEKAAEIIPQVINVVFDDRTGTETEIKEPENCPVCGSQLVKEEGLVALKCLNPHCPEKIKREISYFVSRDAMNISGLGDKIVEKFIELKKIKTVVDIYFLENYREELENLEKMGKKSVDNLLNSIDESKKQDFSKVLYALGIPFVGKFNANLLSKTFKNIDTLKEKTVEELLEVKGIGEKAAIAVNTFLNDENNWKIITELKEIGLKFGFTENELEEVKDNPIKNKNFLATGKLQRYKRNEIKDIILEKGGNYLSAVSKNLDFLIAGEKAGSKLEKAQNLGIRILSEDEFEKEFL; translated from the coding sequence ATGAACTCACTTGACGATAATATACTAAAAAATTATAAAAATTTAAAAAATGAAATTGAAAAACATAATAATTTTTATTACAACGAAGATAATCCAATTATTTCAGATATGGAATATGACGGTCTTTTACGAAAATTAAAAGAAATGGAGGAAAAATACCCCGCCCTTTTGCAAATTGATGTTTCTCCAACTGAAAAAATTGGTGGAACTGCAAGCAGTAAATTTTCCAAAGTAAGACATAAAGTCCCTATGTTAAGTCTATCAAATACTTACAATATCGCTGAAATCGAAGATTTTGACAAAAGAGTAAAAAAAATTATTAATTCTTCGCAAAAAATTGAATATATTTTGGAATTAAAATTAGATGGCCTTAGCATAAGCCTTATTTATGAAAACGGCGTTTTGCTAAAAGCTGTCACTCGAGGCGATGGACAAATTGGAGAAGATGTTACAGATAACATTATGGAAATTGAATCCATTCCCAAAAAATTAAAAAATCCAATTTCATTGGAAGTTCGAGGAGAAATTATTTTACCAATTCCAAATTTTAACAAAATAAACGAAGAGCGGGAAGAAAACGGGGAAGAAGTTTTTGCAAATCCGAGAAATGCTGCTTCAGGAACAATAAGACAACTAGATTCTACAATTGTCTCAAAAAGGGGACTTGACTGCTACCTTTACTATTTAGTCAACGCACAAAATTATGGAATTAAAACTCATTTGGAAAGTATTAAATTTATAGAAAAATTAGGATTTAAGACAACCAAAGTCTTTGAAAAATATTCTGACTTTAAAACTCTTGAAAAATCCATTGAAAAATGGCGAACTAAAAGAGAAAAATTGAATTATGAAACCGATGGACTTGTCATAAAAATAAATAATTTTGAATTTTATGAAACTTTGGGCTACACGACAAAAAGTCCCAGATGGGCAATAGCCTATAAATTTCCTGCTGAGCAAGTCAAAACAAGACTTTTGGATGTAACTTTTCAAGTGGGAAGAACAGGTGTTGTAACTCCAGTTGCAGAATTAGAAGCTGTAAATTTATCTGGGTCAATTGTAAAAAGGGCTAGCCTTCACAATTTTAACGAAATCCGTAGGAAAGATATAAAAATTGGAGATAATTTAATTGTAGAAAAAGCCGCTGAAATTATACCGCAAGTGATAAATGTTGTGTTTGACGATAGAACTGGAACAGAAACTGAAATAAAAGAACCTGAAAATTGTCCTGTTTGTGGTAGCCAACTTGTAAAAGAAGAGGGGCTTGTTGCGTTAAAATGCCTAAATCCTCATTGTCCCGAAAAAATAAAAAGAGAAATTTCCTATTTTGTGTCAAGGGATGCTATGAATATTTCAGGTCTAGGAGATAAAATCGTAGAAAAATTTATTGAACTAAAAAAAATAAAGACTGTTGTAGACATTTATTTTTTAGAAAATTATCGCGAAGAATTAGAAAATTTGGAAAAAATGGGGAAAAAAAGTGTTGACAATTTGTTAAACAGCATAGATGAAAGTAAAAAACAAGATTTCTCTAAAGTCTTATACGCACTTGGAATCCCTTTCGTAGGAAAATTTAATGCCAATCTTTTGAGCAAAACTTTTAAAAACATCGACACTTTAAAAGAAAAAACAGTCGAAGAACTCCTGGAAGTAAAAGGAATTGGAGAGAAAGCCGCAATTGCTGTAAACACTTTTTTAAACGATGAAAATAACTGGAAAATTATTACAGAACTTAAAGAAATTGGTCTAAAATTCGGATTTACAGAAAATGAGTTAGAGGAAGTCAAAGATAATCCGATAAAAAATAAAAATTTTCTTGCGACAGGAAAATTACAAAGATATAAACGAAATGAAATAAAAGACATAATTTTAGAAAAAGGTGGAAATTATTTATCTGCTGTTTCAAAAAATTTAGATTTTTTAATTGCCGGAGAAAAAGCGGGAAGTAAGTTAGAAAAAGCTCAAAATTTAGGAATTAGAATACTAAGTGAAGATGAATTTGAAAAAGAATTTTTATAA
- the nrdF gene encoding class 1b ribonucleoside-diphosphate reductase subunit beta has protein sequence MEKKIYKAVNWNTPENDYVETFWEQNIRQFWIDTEYIPSRDIDSWNALKPEMKLAYLHALGGLTMLDTLQSHTGMPKIIDHIDSLQNRSVLSYMCMMESIHAKSYSTIFTTVASTREINETFNWVQENPHLQYKANKIDNYYQKMNNPEASRRDIAMSLAASVYLETYLFYSGFFLPLWLAGQGEMVASCDIIKKIIADESIHGVFVGLLFQELYNSFDEETKKGMRDELKTLLYDLYENECRYTDEVYGDIGLTGDVKEYIRYNANKALMNLGFEEEFEVKNVNPIVLNGLNVETTQHDFFSKKSTNYEKALEIEHLHDDDFGFDDDDDDDFDI, from the coding sequence ATGGAAAAGAAAATATACAAAGCAGTAAACTGGAATACCCCAGAAAATGATTATGTGGAAACTTTCTGGGAACAAAATATAAGACAATTTTGGATTGATACGGAATATATTCCGTCAAGGGATATTGACAGCTGGAATGCGCTTAAGCCTGAAATGAAATTGGCTTATTTACATGCACTTGGAGGACTTACAATGCTTGATACATTGCAAAGTCATACCGGAATGCCTAAAATTATTGATCACATTGATTCACTGCAGAATCGGTCAGTGCTTTCTTATATGTGCATGATGGAGTCGATTCACGCAAAATCTTACTCAACAATATTTACAACAGTAGCGTCAACTCGTGAAATAAATGAAACATTTAACTGGGTTCAGGAAAATCCACATTTGCAGTACAAAGCCAATAAAATTGACAATTATTATCAGAAGATGAATAATCCAGAAGCTTCAAGAAGAGATATTGCAATGTCTTTAGCGGCTTCGGTTTATTTGGAAACTTATTTGTTTTACAGCGGATTCTTTTTGCCACTTTGGCTTGCTGGACAGGGAGAAATGGTGGCAAGTTGTGATATAATTAAGAAAATTATTGCGGACGAGTCAATTCACGGAGTATTTGTCGGACTGCTTTTCCAAGAATTATATAATTCATTTGATGAAGAAACTAAAAAGGGAATGAGAGATGAATTAAAGACATTGCTTTACGACTTGTATGAAAATGAATGCAGATATACCGACGAAGTATATGGAGATATTGGACTTACAGGTGACGTTAAGGAATATATCAGATACAATGCCAATAAAGCGCTTATGAATTTGGGATTTGAAGAAGAGTTTGAAGTAAAAAATGTAAATCCGATTGTGTTAAATGGGCTTAATGTAGAAACAACACAGCATGACTTCTTCTCTAAAAAATCTACAAATTATGAGAAAGCGTTGGAAATTGAGCATTTACATGACGATGACTTTGGATTTGATGACGACGACGATGATGATTTTGATATATAG
- a CDS encoding type II toxin-antitoxin system YafQ family toxin: MRDKKEEYKYSIILTGKFKKHLKNLKKQKKDLKLLESIISILAKGEKLPPKNKDHKLVNNYDGARECHITPDWLLIYEIVEDKLILILLASGSHSELF; this comes from the coding sequence ATGAGGGATAAAAAAGAAGAGTATAAATATTCTATTATTCTTACTGGGAAATTTAAAAAACATTTAAAAAATCTAAAAAAACAGAAAAAAGATTTAAAATTATTGGAAAGTATCATCTCAATATTGGCAAAAGGAGAAAAACTTCCTCCTAAAAACAAGGATCATAAATTAGTCAATAATTATGATGGAGCAAGAGAATGTCATATAACTCCAGATTGGTTATTAATCTACGAGATAGTTGAAGATAAATTAATATTGATTTTATTAGCATCAGGTAGTCATAGTGAACTATTCTAA
- a CDS encoding type II toxin-antitoxin system RelB/DinJ family antitoxin — protein MATVNTSIKIDEETKKEAQELFKDLGLSLSTAINIFLKQAIREKGIPFYINSLPENSELAQAFEEAKQIKKNPSNYKSYSSPEEMFKDVLGEDYEG, from the coding sequence ATGGCAACAGTTAATACAAGTATAAAAATAGATGAAGAAACTAAAAAAGAAGCACAGGAATTATTTAAAGATTTAGGATTAAGTCTTAGTACAGCAATTAATATATTTTTAAAACAGGCTATAAGAGAAAAAGGCATACCATTTTATATAAATTCTTTACCTGAAAATTCAGAATTGGCTCAAGCATTTGAAGAAGCTAAACAAATTAAGAAAAATCCTTCAAATTATAAATCGTACAGTAGTCCAGAAGAAATGTTTAAAGATGTCTTGGGAGAAGATTATGAGGGATAA